The Camelina sativa cultivar DH55 chromosome 16, Cs, whole genome shotgun sequence sequence ACAAATTTCTCTGTTGGACGAAAAATTTCAGTATTTTTGTAACAAGTAACAACGAATAAAGTCAAAATAAGGGATCCCAATTTTAAGTACTAACATTTAAAGATCAAATACACACGAAAACATCGATACGGTATATATAAACGAGATATTTACTACCATATGAAGAATTATTTCATACTATAACAATAAGAACCAATAAAGCGTAATTATAAAATGTGGAAAAGGTGAtgatcgaaaaaaaaaagtgaaagttcttatcaatttttttttttagacggAGTGGTCCCTACCAAATTGGACAATGTGTggataaatttaacaaaatattattggtCGTCCTTGAAAATTCTTTAGggggaagaaggagaaaaaagtttaacaaaaattatttacattaaaacatatagaaaaataatgcTGCCAAAAGATCAAAAACATAGAAAGATATAATGAGAGTTTAAACTAATGCATAGCCAATCATTCTTTCTTACTTgaaacaaaataagtttttggcTAGAAATAAGTTAACAagttcctaccaaaagaaacatacattttgttgaacaaaaaaaaagaaacatacatTTTAGCTGgagtataaaaaaaacacattaggTTTGACTATATATAGGCCTAAATATATGCTACGTATAATGTAGATACTTCTTTTAGAGTAAAATTATCTTCTAAATACTCTATTATAAGTCTTATTAAGAAAGCAATATTACAGTATTAATACTATGCAATAGTAATACATAACATTTATTATGAAAATTTCCAGGCTAGCAtaattgttgtaaaaaaaagcAATAGTTTATAGTTATTACGCAATGTTTCAAATTAGATAACATAACGTTGGAAAACGacgacaaacaaacaaaacgttgggaaaaatttgtaattatacgtttaattataagaaaaaagtaattatGTGTTTTAACTTGTAATCCTTATTaccaaaatatatctttttaaaatcgAGGAAATTAAGAAAATGCTAACCTGGCTCCTAAGACGGGATTCGAACACGGAACCACGAGGATGAGACCGGATCAGCTTAATGGTATCTATCAACGGCTGTGATTTATAGCCGGCCGATTTGATCTCACCGCCACCTCCGCCGCTTCTGTACTTCTTCTGTCCTTTCCTCTTTCCATGACCAGTGGACGTTCCCGATTCATCCAACTCTCCCGAGTTGCTCATTTCCGATCTTTTACTAACcgttttttcttcctcctcctccttcggCGCCGCCGCCTTGTTAACCGGATCGGGATCTGAATAAGCCTCAACCCTTTTATCACCGTCGTGATCGGCGACTTTATCGACGGAGGCTGTAGAGTTGGACTCGTTCATCGACCTATTGTCGTCCCGGTCAGACTCCGTCGTTTCCCGGTTAAGCTTCGCCGGTTTAGTTTCGTCGTTTCCCAGATCTGGTTTATTGTCTCCATCATCTCCgtctttctcctcctcctctaatTTCTTAACTTTTAACTGAAGCGACCTaatcaaaataacaacaacaaaaaaaagtttaaaaatcgtaaaatattaaaaagaaaaaagaaaaaaaatcagatccaGCGGCGGAGAAATAGAGACTTCTCCGTACAATATAGAGTCGTCACGTCGTTGAACCTCTCGCCGGAGCTCTGCAACATGAAGACTCCGTAACTGGTCGAGCCAAGGTATTTCACCGACTTCATcatcctccgccgccgccgccaccaccgctgcttctctgtttccttcacCGCCGTCGACGGAATCTTCGAACCTACGTTTGAGATCTTGATACCTAAGCCTGCAATTGATGGCGGAGGCGATGAGAGAATTCCGGGAACGAGACTGAACATCTTTAGCGACGGAGTCCCAATCGGTAAAAGCATGACGCTTAACGGCGCATGTTAACACCAACTCCTCCCACGTTCCCCATACTTGACTGATCTGATTGATATTACAGTTATCGTCTCCGTCTCCGATACGATTGTTATCAAATCCACTACAACTGTTAATATTGTTAGTATCGTCGTCGTCGTTCATGCCGTTCGATATCactgtttcttgttcttcttcctcctctctatAACAACAACACGCTCGCTCGCTCGCAGTTTTTAGggattttcttttatttttttaatttttttttaatttttttctttttctcttatcaCTTTTGATTCGTATTTTGAAGCCTTTTTtgaaatatgaaaactatatgATTAAGTTGTTTTAGGTCTTGTTCGCTAATATTTCTCCACTTCATATGGAAAATGAATCATGATATAGACCTACGTACTAGATTTTTCGCCTTTGCTTTTTTACCCATTCCGtgtgtttatatttatatttacgggtcgggtcgggtcaacCCAAACCTCGCTTCGTGTGCAACAACCGTCTACGGAGGGGAGCAAGGTCGAAAATATATTACAGAAATGCCCTTCATGGGTTACTAGAAATGGAATGTTCGTTTTATATCGATGTTTGTAAGTGTGAGGTTTGGGCATGGAATTTATCCGTTTCAATAAGACATGGGCCTTATCTTATGAGTCATATATGGGCCTTATCTGGGGGGAGATTTGGACCCAGGTGAGGTCACctacaaaaataatagtaaaatattattaaaaaggtCTATGAATCAAATATTCGCATTTAGTACATTCATACACGAACGTTTGTTTGTGTGATACAGAGTTACAGACAGGTCTTGATGGGGTTGATGAcatgatttttaaaacttttaaagttaAACCTATcattaaattaatgaaatacTTTATAGTTCACATTCACACGCAAAAGATAAAAGGGTATGTGAAAGGATATTATTTTGATAAACTTTACAAGAATAAGAAACTCGTGAGACCAACCCTTGCACTTGCAAGGCGAGACGGGTCAAAGAAGCCTAAAAAACGTGGACGGATTGACTCCAGCGCAAAAGATGACGAATCAAGTCCTGAGCCTTAACATGGAAGTATTGAACTCATATTGAAACCAAGAATCTCGTATTGCTTTTACTAGGAGGATGACTATAGGAGGTGTCTAGACTAGTCATCCTTGCACGGTCATGTCAAGACTCTGTGTCTTCGAGAGAAGAGGATGCCGTAAGCGTCAAGGAGGTCAAGTTCCTTTCTCGACATGATTTTGGTTGTTTAAGGATGACCATCCTTAATTGTATGTTTGTCTTGAACCCCTGCCCACTGGACTGACCATGACGAAGAGGACTAGGATGTGTTCCAACAATCAGTTCCATGTCGTAGAAACCTCTTCTCTTGGTTTCTAACAAGTCGGTAGCAGGATCCAGCGACTCCCATAATCCTCTTATGTTTACTCTGCGTTGTATGCGATAGTTCATTGAGGACCAATCAAAACAAATCAATGGATGGCTTGAACGGACGAGTAGGTAGGTTGACTTGTCTACATAAAAGTCAAGGATAAATATTACGGTGTCTCAATTTGAGAAAGACCTTTACTTTACTACTTTGCCATTGTTGTTTTTAGCGGAAGAACCAAAATGAAAACTCTGAAGAGAAAAATTTAGATTCAAACTCGTTTGTTTCTCTAAAAGTGGCAAAAGATACCACATTCAAATGGAAGAGATGGCTGGTTTCATAAAAGAGAGAACCTTGACCAACCACAGTCAGGGATCAACTTAGCGTTTCAAGCGCATAAAGTTATCGAGCCACTCCATGTTTACACTCTTTGGCCGCTCTAGTGGCAGTCCAAGAGCCCGATCCCATATCAGCTGAAACGGGAAAGAGAAAACAGCATCATAATAATGAGTGTGAGTTTATTTCCATGGATATCTGTATTAAAAGAGAATTGTCGACAGCGAGAATGTATGTCTGTGTGTACCTGTGAGCAGATGCCGAGACTCCTTGAGACGCCAAAAAGCACAGTGTAGTATctaaatttgaaagaaatgCCACTCTATTACAACCAAGATTCAGCAAAAGAAGGTCCAATGTTAGTCACACTTAAGTGATAACGATGGAATTCGTACCTTGCTTCGGTTAGACCATAGTAGTTCAGTAGCACTCCGCTATGAGCATCAACGTTAGGCCACGGGTTCTTGACCTGCAACAGCGATTCCAAGATTCATAAGAAAATCAGAAATCTGGTAGCACATGAATGATAATGTTAATAATACCTTTCCCAGCTCAGTTAGAATAGGAGGCACCACTTCATAAAGCTTTGAGACCTATCGAGTTGAATGATTTGTGAGCCAGTACAAATTTAAGAGCAACACATAAGATTAGGGGAAAAAAACTCACCAGCTGAAAAAGAGGATCATCAGGTAAATGTTTCAAGGCAAACTCTCTTTGGCATACATATCTTGGATCCGTTTTACGCAAAACACCGTGGCCATATCCTGGAACAACCtgcaaaatatatgtttatttaaagtTTCCTGGCAACATTCACAGGCaaaccacaaaatcaaaacaaacagtCTAATTCTTTCAAGTCAGAGCATGTTAGCTAAACAATAGCTTCAAAAGGCTAAGCAGAGCAGAATTAATTTACCTTGCCACTGTTTAACGTTTTCCAAACATAATCTTTCAGCTGTTCCTTTGAAATAGTTTCTCCACATTCTTCGACAACTGATTTGATCCACAACAAAACTTCCTTCAACAAGACCAtgggaaaaacaaaagacaagaaaacagACTAAGATTTCAAAATTCTTAGTTGAACATTATAAATTTAGCAGCTTACAAGAGTCATTCTTGGAACCCTGTTACATACACTTGTTGGTTTGAACAAGAGAATTATCATTTAGGAGATATATAAGATATTAAGATGGGTACCTGATTTGCTAAACCATGGAGTGGCCCAGCTAAACCATTTAACGCAGCTGCAAATGAAAGATATGGATCCGAAAGTGCACTCCCAACCTTAataaagaaatatcaaaagCCAAAAACAGAACCATCAGAAATGTATAAATTCAAAACATCTGATATATGTACAAACTAAAAGTGGAACACTATCATGCATcaagaccaaaacaaaattcactTGATGGCAAGATAATGTAGCAACACATACCAGGTGACCAGCGTGAACACTAACATTTCCACCTTCATGATCACTAAACCAACAATagtagaacaaaaaaaccataataCACATTAAATCTTTTAGcttattaattatgttttgagacatgttgaaacagagagaaccAGAAGAAACCTGTGGATAGTGACATAAAGCCTCATGAGCTCTTTCATCTGAGGACTATCATATCCCAGCATGTGTGAAAAATTTCCACCATAATCCAAAGAATCATCTAATGGAATTATGCTACTATCCTTGTACATCCTGCAATGCTAATTAGAATGCTAATTTAAGAAGAGTAATAAGTAACAAGTCCCGAAGAAGGCATTGGGAAAGGGCATAAAAGCTTACCTCCGATAAACGTATGAAGCTACAACGGGGACACGAGCAATCAAGTTTAAGGCATCCTCATAGGTTGGCTCCCAGAACCTGCAAAGGAAAACTCAGTTTATCTGATGCCTGCTACTAAAAGGCAATCAAGAAACAAACCGAAACTTGAAAGTTTATACTTTGACTTATGAACATCACCCTGCTCATATGCCTTCTGAAACTCACTTTCAACCTGAATAACAACTCAACAAGATAAGATCATCgcaaaattagtaaattttaaGAGTTACAAATACCAATCTAGTATATAACAGAGCCATCCACCTGAAGGGCCATAACACCGCTAGCAAATTGAGTCATTGGATGAGATGTCGAAGGCAGAGCATCTATAGCTTTGTAAACATAATCTGCAATGTAAAACTCAAGTATAAACTAGAGTTATGTTTGCAACAAACATAATCTGTATTTTCCTAAGTACTGATGGATCATTAAATTgagataaagaaataaaaacagagtctaGAGGTGAACTACAAACCTGGAACAGCAGCACGATGAGCCAACTCTTTTGACAAAGCATTGACTTGCTCTTTGCTTGGCACCTGTATATCGAAAAGAGGGAAAACTATACTTCAGGATCATTCATGGTACATTACCATAAACCATACTAAAATGTTGAGATAATTCAACCTTCCCAGTTAAAAGAAGCCACAGAAGACCCTCAGGCAAAGGCTCTTCTCCAGATTGAGCTGAAGGTAATACTTTCTGGCATTCAGGAATTGACATGCCCCTAAAGCGTATTCCCtgtaataaaatataagatCATTACAATAACGCTTAAGATACTGACCAGACAGTTATCTTTATGAACAAAAGTATATTGATACCTCATCTGCATCAAGCAATGAGGTTTCCCAAAGTAATCCAGTCATCCCTCTCATTCCACCAAGTACCTTCACAAATACCACATTAAAAACGGAGTACTATATCTTAAAAGAGAAAGCCTTCATAATGAAACAGAGCGGATAAAGATCATTAGATCCATACCATATCAACAGTAATGTTCCCCAATTGAACCTTTCCATGTTCTGATTTCAGTTTCTTCAAACGGTCCTGAAATTGGAAGTTGCATATGAGAAAAGACAATAACTAGACTAGAACAAAGACAAGAGATTCACTGCATTTGATATGTCCTAAACTTAGAAACAATGTCATTCACTAGAACCAGAAGTATACAAGTTcaattttaaagacaatgatGTAGAACCTTACCTGTTGTTCTGGGATTATCTCTCGCATCTGCGACTTCAAGTCCTGCATTGCCATCATATAAACAACATCAACACCAAATATTGAACTGCTACACACGAGAACgtgaaaacctaaaaactaacCAATTCAGAAGAGCTCTGCATCTGGAGCCATCTAGCGGAGTTGCTAAGTGAAGATTGTTGCACCTGCTTATACTAGATCTGATCACCAATCGattcacataaaacaaaacacaaacaaaaagggTGAAGCCAAATCTACTCACAGCTCGTGACCGAAGCCTTGAAATGGCTGATACGCCGCGATAAAACACCATCCTTTTAAAACGCACACCtgtcaccaattttttttcacataaacattGATCCGTTAATTAGGGCTATATCCAAGCGATAGAGATTGGCCAAATTAGAGAGGATTTACACATGAACGAGAGAGCGTGGAGAGAAGTTTACCAGAGATTCGAAATTTTAAACGTTCAGCCAAAAATTTAGAGATGTTCAGATATATCTGCAACTGCAACGTGACCAACAAGCGTCTCTGACTCTGACTGTGTTATCAGAGAGACTACAAAATACAACATAAGTAAACCAAAACACGGATTTTTCCTACTAAACCGTAATAATAAACCAATTGATTACAATGCGTAAAACCAAACCGATCGGGTTATATACGGTTAATTCCGTGACTCGCAAGATTCGAAGCAGCCGTAACGATTCTAAAGCCTAAAAACAAGgtcatgataaaaaaaaatatatgtctgCGCTTCAGTTAAGAAAAAAGTATTATTGGTTGTAGAAAacgtatatatttttggttttaacataaatttctaaaacacgGATTCTTCCTACTAAACCGGAATAATAAACCAATTAATTACAATGCACAAAACCAAACCGTTCGGGTTACATACGGTTAAGACCGTGACTCCCAAGAATCGAAGCAGCCGTAACGATACTAAAGGCTTAAAACAAGGTCATGATCAAAAATATGTCTGttgtctaaatttttaaaaagaaaaaaaagtagctGATTGGGTTATATAAAAcgtatatttttggtttaacataattttattttgttggatgatgttaaaaattgtcaaaatttgTCAATCgaataaaattattcaagaaaaagaaacttcgttattataatattttggtcGAATGGGCGGTTTGATATTCTTCATCTCCATTAGTAACCTTTTCCATTCTTTGAAAATACTGTTGAATGATGTAATACAActattaacaataataaatgTAACTACTATAGTTCTTACTAAAACATTACATATTATATGACACTATTGATCATTATGTCATCcaaatataaactaatatatcaATGATTAAGATTGAAAAATATGacatccaaaattattttttggcaACGCTACGTATATTCCCATTACAACTCATTATAATCGTGTTACCATAACGTATTAAAAGCTTAAGGAAAAGATTAACATTTCCCTCcaaattctaatatatatgCTGAAGGATAAATGGGTTTATAGATAATAGATGCTTAccctttttccctttttttttcattgagaTGCTTTACCTTTCTTAACGTAATAacgttgtatatataaatacatctTTTTGGTATTCAAAGTTTTGTGTGAAACCTTGAACTAATCTCTAAATTAAAgcaattaaaactttattcaTTTTGTATATTAGAATCTATACTCTTTTAGAGTAATGTAAGAATCACTTATCTTTTTACTATTTCGTTTATTCATCTATTATCTATAAATTATGACttatgaacaaacaaacaaataaattaatgataattatcatTCTCGCGTTTTTATACATAAACTTGCGCAGCGGCAGAGTCGATCACAAATACATCAAAGAATTATTAATACACGCTCGCGTGAGTACAACGTGTTACACCAATATTGAGTAGAGCTTTAACATGATCGGAGATCAAAACTCAAACTTTCTCTTGGCAAAATCATTCTACCAAGTTAAACTCATCACtacactcttttttttggcaaatgaAGTCAGTCTACCAAATTAAATCAAAGGgcaccaaagaaaaaaaccaaacatgtgTACATATGTATAAGTTATGCGTATGTTCCTACCTATATGATGAATTGACGATCGTCGTCTCAACCATGTATATATGCCTCGTCGACCATGTCGCCTTGTTATGTCTCATATGGAAGAAATGATCAGATCATCAAAACCCATATATGACTCACGATTTGTAGAAGTCTTACATATCAGGGTAAGGTGTGACCGCGCGAGTTATTTATTGTTGTTGAAGATCAAACCATCGACTTGA is a genomic window containing:
- the LOC104749330 gene encoding citrate synthase 5, mitochondrial-like — encoded protein: MVFYRGVSAISRLRSRAVQQSSLSNSARWLQMQSSSELDLKSQMREIIPEQQDRLKKLKSEHGKVQLGNITVDMVLGGMRGMTGLLWETSLLDADEGIRFRGMSIPECQKVLPSAQSGEEPLPEGLLWLLLTGKVPSKEQVNALSKELAHRAAVPDYVYKAIDALPSTSHPMTQFASGVMALQVESEFQKAYEQGDVHKSKFWEPTYEDALNLIARVPVVASYVYRRMYKDSSIIPLDDSLDYGGNFSHMLGYDSPQMKELMRLYVTIHSDHEGGNVSVHAGHLVGSALSDPYLSFAAALNGLAGPLHGLANQEVLLWIKSVVEECGETISKEQLKDYVWKTLNSGKVVPGYGHGVLRKTDPRYVCQREFALKHLPDDPLFQLVSKLYEVVPPILTELGKVKNPWPNVDAHSGVLLNYYGLTEARYYTVLFGVSRSLGICSQLIWDRALGLPLERPKSVNMEWLDNFMRLKR